From the Physeter macrocephalus isolate SW-GA unplaced genomic scaffold, ASM283717v5 random_3564, whole genome shotgun sequence genome, one window contains:
- the LOC112063117 gene encoding armadillo repeat-containing protein 1, which produces MAVQRCVVRIRSDLKAEALASAIASTKVMKAQQVVKSESGEEMLVPFQDTPVEVEQNTELPDYLPEDESPTKEQDKAVSRVGSHPEGGASWLSTAANFLSRSFYW; this is translated from the exons ATGGCTGTTCAAAGATGTGTGGTGCGAATCCGTTCAGATCTGAAAGCAGAG GCTTTGGCATCAGCAATAGCATCAACCAAGGTTATGAAGGCTCAGCAAGTTGTGAAAAGCGAAAGTGGAGAAGAG ATGCTGGTCCCGTTCCAAGACACGCCTGTGGAAGTAGAACAGAACACAGAGCTGCCCGACTACCTGCCTGAGGACGAGAGTCCCACAAAGGAGCAGGACAAAGCAGTGTCCCGGGTGGGCTCACACCCAGAGGGTGGAGCTAGCTGGCTGAGCACAGCTGCAAACTTTTTATCCAGATCGTTTTACTGGTGA